A genomic stretch from Engraulis encrasicolus isolate BLACKSEA-1 chromosome 10, IST_EnEncr_1.0, whole genome shotgun sequence includes:
- the LOC134456951 gene encoding suppressor of cytokine signaling 2-like: MGHTQCVSKSSTETAPATHRKDWRIKFRSFSRPVSERSRSVPSQTTAPMIIPKPASHQCLTVVRPKTPLERHQLDPDVDADGFERAMVHLNESGWYWGPLTAAEARQVLDKAHEGTFLLRKSSNPGYLLTLSLRTSLGPTHLRIEYANGKFGFDSAALARPQLRQFRDAVELVQHYALAYQRAAAKAIAATEDVNNTQTERHPTEVGQEENQSQSDLSLTTDSLQLRLTRPLHKRPCSLQHLCRMAINQCSNGPEDLPLPDRLKDFLLEYPFLL, translated from the exons ATGGGGCACACACAATGCGTGAGTAAGTCGTCCACCGAGACCGCACCAGCGACGCATCGGAAGGACTGGCGAATAAAGTTCAGGTCTTTTTCCCGACCAGTATCTGAACGCAGCAGAAGTGTGCCATCACAAACGACGGCTCCTATGATTATTCCAAAACCTGCATCACATCAGTGCTTAACGGTCGTACGACCGAAAACACCACTGGAGCGTCACCAACTGGATCCAGACGTGGATGCGGACGGCTTTGAGAGAGCAATGGTGCACTTGAACGAGTCTG GCTGGTACTGGGGTCCTCTCACAGCAGCTGAGGCGAGGCAGGTCCTCGATAAGGCCCACGAGGGCACCTTTCTGCTGCGGAAGAGCTCGAACCCGGGCTACCTCCTCACACTCTCCCTGAGGACCAGCCTGGGGCCCACGCACCTGCGCATCGAGTACGCCAACGGGAAGTTCGGCTTCGACTCTGCGGCGCTGGCTCGGCCTCAGCTCAGGCAGTTCCGGGACGCTGTGGAGCTGGTGCAGCACTATGCACTGGCCTACCAGAGGGCAGCAGCCAAAGCTATCGCTGCCACTGAGGACGTGAACAACACGCAAACTGAAAGACACCCCACAGAGGTAGGGCAGGAAGAGAACCAAAGCCAGTCAGATTTGTCCCTGACAACTGACAGTCTGCAGCTGAGGCTGACCCGGCCTCTCCACAAACGGCCGTGCAGCCTTCAGCATCTGTGCCGCATGGCCATCAATCAATGCTCCAACGGCCCAGAGGACTTGCCCCTGCCTGACAGGTTGAAAGACTTCCTTTTGGAATACCCATTTCTTTTGTAG